The DNA sequence AAGGCGTCCGACGAAGAACTTGCTCCGAACCTGGTCTATTTCCAGCACAAGCTGGGAGTGCCTGTTGCAGTCCAGCTCGTCCACACACGCGGGGTGTGTCAAAAGCGCCGAATTCAGGGGATGACGCAGTGGGTCATATCGGCTGACCGGTGGCTCGGCCTGCTGCCCTGAGCGTATATGGCTGAGGGGTCTGGCGGCATCATTCGTGTCAATTCAGTCCCAGGCAAAGTTGACTTGGCAGAGGCGGCCGCCCGGCAGGTGGCCGTCCGCGTTGGGCAGGCAGAGGCGGACCGCCGGGTGCGGGGTAAGTGGTGGGGCGTGTGGATCAGCGAGCCTCAGCGCTGAGGCCGAGCGGTGAATCGCCCGGCTTCAGGGCTGCCAGACGTCCACATATTTCAGTCCGCCGCCGGTATTAAACGCCACCACCCGCTCGTCGGGTTTGAGTGCCCCGCGCTCCAGCAGCGTTTGGAGGGCGGGTACGCACGCAGCGCCCTCGGGGGCCGGGAAAATGCCCTCGGCAGCCGCGAGCTGTTGAGCCGCAGCCATGAGATCGGCATCGCTGACGCTCACCGCAGTGCCGCGGCTGCGGCGCAGAATGTCGAGGATGATGAAATCGCCGATGGCCTTGGGCACGCGCAGGCCGGCGGCGACGGTGTGGGGATGGGCGATTGGCGCGCCGGTGCGGGCGCCGTCCGCCAGGGCCTGGACGATCGGGGCACAGCCCTCGGCCTGAACGCTGACCATGCGCGGCCGTCCGGGGCCGATCCAGCCCAGCCGTTCCAGCTCGTCGAAGGCTTTCCACATGCCGATGAGTCCGGTCCCGCCGCCGGTCGGGTAGACGATAACATCCGGGAGCTGCCAGTCGAGCTGCTCGGCCAGTTCATAGCCCATGGTTTTTTTGCCCTCGATTCGGTAGGGCTCCTTGAGCGTCGAGACATCGAACCAGCCCTCCCGGTCTTGCCCTGCGGCCACCATCCGGCCGCAGTCGGTGATGAGGCCGTCAACCAGGGTCACCCGGGCGCCGTAGTACTGACACTCCAGGCGGTTGGCCAGCGGCACGTCGCGCGGCATGAAGATGTGGGCTTCCAGCCCGGCCCGGGCGGCATACGCGGCCAGCGCGCCGGCCGCGTTGCCGGCCGAGGGAACGGCCAGTTTTCTCACCCCCAGTTCTTTAGCCATGGACACGGCCACGGCCATGCCCCGGGCCTTGAACGAGGCGGTCGGGTTGAGCGCTTCGTCTTTGATGTACAGCCGCGACAGTCCGAGTTCGCGACCCAGGCGTTGGGCGTGGAGGAGCGGCGTCCAGCCCTCTCCCAGACTGACGACGTTTTCCGCGCGTTCGACCGGCAACACCTCTTGATAGCGCCACAGGCTGGCCGGCCGGTCGGCCAGGTGCTGTGGGGCGAGGGCGACGCGGTCGAGATCGTAGTGGACCAGGAGTGGCTTCTGACACTGCCCGCACAGGTTGTAGAGCCGGTTCGGCGGATAGCTTTGGCCACAGGCGGCACAGGACAAATGGCTGACGTTCATGCGTGGTCCTCATCCGGGCAGGACGTGCTGGGCAAAAAAGTCGGGATAGCTGCGGGCCAGCTTGGTCCGGACCCGGCCACGCAGAACCGCCAGCTCCTGCGCGCTCGGCGCAGGGGTAATCGGCGGGGGAGGGGACAGGGCTAGGGCGAAACCGGTGTTGTCGCGGATGTCCTGAACGTCCGAGCCGGGGTGAATGCTGCGGCACGTCCAGCCGTCGGTGTGCCACCCCAGCACGGCTTTAGGCGTAATCAGCAGACTCGGGCCGCCCGGGCGGTGGACCGAGTCCGGGCTGGTGCCCGGGCTGGTCACGAAATCGACGCGTTCGACCAGGCTGCGTCGCGAGTGCTCGGTCCGGAACAGGATGACGCGGCGGGCCATGTAATACAGCATGGCCGAGCCATACGCCCCGGCCAGGCGGCGGCTGGGTGCCTGGTAGTCGCCGAGCACGTGCAGGTTCACGTTGGCGTCCCGGTCGATCTGGATGCCGCTCAGAAAGAACAGGTCCAACTCTCCCCGCTGGGCCAGAAAGTGCACCGCGCTGCTGCCGCCGGAGAACGGATAGTANNNNNNNNNNNNNNNNNNNNGTGGGTCTGCTCGGCCAATACGCAGCCGGCGGCCGGGATGGGCGAGACGGCTCCGACCGCCACGGTTTCTCCGTCCCGGACCTGGCGGGCGATCAGCACCGCCATCAGCTCCTGGGGGGTATAGGCGGGCGGCACGGCCTAGACTCCGGCTCGGCGCGTATCGTCCACCCGGCTGAGGTAGGCGGCATGGTCGGCGGCGCCAAAGACGTAGCGGTCGAGATAGGCGCGGAACTCGTGCGGGTGTGCAGCCGCGGCCAGATAGGTTCGGCAGTGGTCCGGGTCGTGTTCGTACAGCCGGCCCAGACCGCACGGGTGAGCGCCCAGCGGGGCTTCTGCTACCACGTCAACGTCGATGGCGGGCAGGAAGGTGTCGTGGGGTGCGTCAGCCGGGCTGAGTCGGGTATCGACGACGGTCTCGGCGGTGACAATCACCCGCCGGGCGGCGCGGGCCAGCATCACATCGTCCCGGGGACCGGGCGTGATCGCGTTGCCCCAGCGGTCGGCCTGCAGGGCGTGGAAAACGGCGATATCGGGCCGGACCGGCTGAGCCACCACCACCTGTTCGCCGGGGGTGAAGGGGTTGTCCTGGACGAGCAGGTCGGGTCGATATGTCAACAGATCGGAGCCCAGCAGCCCGCGCACGGCCACAAACGGTACACCCATCGATCCAGCCTGGATCATGCTGTACAACACCCCTCAAGTGCTGTCCTTCATGTTGATCAGGCCGGCCCGCACGGCGCGCTGAAAGTTGGGCGCCGGACCGTAGGGGCCGAGGGTGCAGGAGCAGGTCTCGTAGCTGTCGATGAGTCCGGCGCCGATCAGCAGGTCGGCGTTCAGTCCGCCGCCGGTCAGGGTCACCAGCCCCAGGCGGCCGACCTGGCGTCTGACCAGCGCCCGCAAAAAAGCCATGGGTGCGTTGTCGAGGACGGCCGAGGTCATGCCCAGCAGGCTGCCGGCCTGCACGCTGGCCGCAGCGGCGTCCAGAGACTGGAGTTTGGTGCGCATGCGGGGCGCATCATAGGCAAAAGCGCCAGTCGCTGCAACGCTGAGCCCGGGGGCAGCCGCGGAAGATTGCCCGTCCCGAACATCCTCGCCCAGCCGGCCGGGCGACCACAGGGGGTACCGCCGGTGATGGCCCACGTCGGCCTGACGCCGCCGGCCGGACGACCACAGGGGGTCGCCCCTACATTCGCCCCGCTTTGCGGT is a window from the Desulfurellaceae bacterium genome containing:
- a CDS encoding threonine synthase yields the protein MNVSHLSCAACGQSYPPNRLYNLCGQCQKPLLVHYDLDRVALAPQHLADRPASLWRYQEVLPVERAENVVSLGEGWTPLLHAQRLGRELGLSRLYIKDEALNPTASFKARGMAVAVSMAKELGVRKLAVPSAGNAAGALAAYAARAGLEAHIFMPRDVPLANRLECQYYGARVTLVDGLITDCGRMVAAGQDREGWFDVSTLKEPYRIEGKKTMGYELAEQLDWQLPDVIVYPTGGGTGLIGMWKAFDELERLGWIGPGRPRMVSVQAEGCAPIVQALADGARTGAPIAHPHTVAAGLRVPKAIGDFIILDILRRSRGTAVSVSDADLMAAAQQLAAAEGIFPAPEGAACVPALQTLLERGALKPDERVVAFNTGGGLKYVDVWQP